The following coding sequences lie in one Pseudomonas svalbardensis genomic window:
- the hemN gene encoding oxygen-independent coproporphyrinogen III oxidase, giving the protein MNTTFDFNRALVEKYDRPGPRYTSYPTAPQFHQAFAVDDYQRAARDSNQVAAPKPLSVYIHIPFCKSLCYYCACNKIITQKTHRAVEYLKYLKREITMQAALFDSTRKLTQLHLGGGTPTYLTSEQLADLMDCLHQAFNMDDSDDHEFSIEVDPRTISTEQIQSLRQLGFNRLSFGVQDFDPDVQAAVNRQQSEEQIYALVAAAREAQFKSISVDLIYGLPLQTVQSFDVTLSKIIALRPDRIAAYSYAHLPEMVRAQRLIRPADMPPPERKLELLELTIRRLTEAGYVYIGMDHFALPDDELALARANGTLQRNFQGYSTHADCDLIGLGVSSIGKVGDSYSQSVKELSQYYSRIDQGMLPVHRGYRLNADDLLRREVISDLMCHGRIAFDKYEARHGIRFTEYFAEALAQLGEHVRDGLLQIHRDELVLLPQGHLMMRSAAMAFDAYLGGEQKGQFSRTV; this is encoded by the coding sequence ATGAACACGACATTTGATTTCAATCGCGCCCTGGTCGAAAAGTATGACCGCCCGGGGCCGCGTTATACCTCTTACCCCACGGCGCCGCAGTTTCATCAGGCGTTTGCCGTTGATGACTATCAGCGTGCCGCCCGTGACAGCAATCAGGTGGCCGCGCCGAAACCGTTGTCGGTGTACATCCACATCCCGTTCTGCAAAAGCCTTTGTTACTACTGCGCCTGCAACAAAATCATTACCCAGAAAACCCATCGCGCCGTCGAGTACCTGAAGTACCTCAAGCGTGAAATCACGATGCAGGCGGCCTTGTTCGACAGCACCCGCAAACTCACTCAGTTGCACCTGGGGGGCGGCACGCCGACCTATTTGACCAGCGAACAGCTGGCGGACCTGATGGACTGCCTGCACCAGGCATTCAACATGGATGACAGCGATGACCATGAGTTTTCCATCGAGGTGGACCCGCGGACCATCAGCACCGAGCAGATTCAGTCGCTGCGCCAGTTGGGCTTCAATCGCCTGAGCTTCGGCGTTCAGGATTTCGACCCCGACGTGCAGGCGGCGGTCAATCGCCAGCAAAGTGAAGAGCAGATTTATGCGCTGGTCGCGGCGGCGCGCGAGGCGCAGTTCAAGTCGATCAGCGTCGACCTGATCTACGGCCTGCCACTGCAAACCGTGCAGAGTTTCGACGTCACCCTCAGCAAGATCATCGCTCTGCGTCCGGACCGGATTGCCGCCTACAGCTACGCGCACCTGCCGGAGATGGTCCGCGCGCAACGGCTGATTCGCCCCGCCGACATGCCGCCACCGGAGCGCAAGCTGGAACTGCTTGAGCTGACCATCCGTCGTCTGACCGAGGCCGGTTACGTCTATATCGGCATGGATCATTTCGCCTTGCCGGATGACGAGCTGGCGCTGGCCCGGGCCAATGGCACCCTGCAGCGTAACTTTCAGGGCTACTCCACCCATGCCGACTGCGATTTGATCGGTCTTGGGGTGTCGTCGATCGGCAAGGTCGGCGACAGCTATAGCCAGAGCGTCAAGGAGCTTTCTCAGTACTACAGCCGTATCGATCAAGGGATGTTGCCGGTGCACCGCGGTTACCGCTTGAACGCCGACGACCTGCTGCGCCGCGAGGTGATCAGCGACCTGATGTGCCATGGCCGTATCGCGTTCGACAAGTATGAGGCGCGGCATGGCATTCGCTTCACCGAGTACTTTGCCGAGGCGCTGGCGCAGCTGGGCGAGCATGTGCGCGATGGGTTGCTGCAGATTCACCGCGACGAATTGGTGCTGCTGCCACAAGGGCATTTGATGATGCGCAGTGCCGCGATGGCGTTTGACGCCTATCTGGGTGGTGAGCAAAAAGGGCAGTTTTCACGCACGGTTTGA
- a CDS encoding CopD family copper resistance protein, whose amino-acid sequence MIYPLILTLHLFAALIFIGTVFFEVLFLESIRKQLPARVMLLVEQGIGRRARSLMPWVLLVLFGAGLGMVWLRYLPALASPLASSFGTLLALKIAVAVSVLLHFLGAMFLFKSGRMSPRYLHFIHGSLFCHMVVIVLLAKGMFYLTW is encoded by the coding sequence ATGATCTATCCGCTGATTCTGACCTTGCACCTGTTTGCCGCCCTGATCTTCATCGGCACGGTGTTCTTCGAAGTCCTGTTCCTGGAAAGCATCCGCAAACAGTTACCCGCCAGGGTGATGCTGCTGGTGGAGCAGGGCATCGGTCGCCGGGCCCGCTCGCTGATGCCGTGGGTTCTGCTGGTGTTGTTCGGTGCGGGGCTGGGCATGGTCTGGTTGCGCTACTTGCCAGCCCTTGCCTCACCACTGGCCTCATCGTTTGGCACATTACTGGCGTTGAAAATCGCGGTGGCCGTGAGTGTGCTGCTGCACTTCCTGGGCGCCATGTTTTTGTTCAAAAGCGGCCGAATGAGCCCGCGCTACCTGCACTTCATCCATGGCAGCCTGTTCTGCCATATGGTCGTTATCGTGCTGCTGGCCAAGGGCATGTTTTACCTGACGTGGTAA
- a CDS encoding ABC transporter ATP-binding protein, with the protein MNVIDIEGVSQRYGHATVLHQLNLSLAEGEVLGLFGHNGAGKTTSMKLVLGLLQPSEGQVRVFGRLPSDPHVRRLLGYLPENVTFYPQLSGLETLRHFARLKGAAFAQVDVLLEEVGLAGAAHRRVKTYSKGMRQRLGLAQALLGEPRLLLLDEPTVGLDPIATQDLYRLLDRLRSQGTSIILCSHVLPGVEAHINRAAILTQGRLLALGSLHSLREEAGLPTLIRANGLKHAGPLQQRWNNAGHVTERWGVEGLEVAALNGSKLGLLRQLLNEDEPADVEIHQPSLEDIYRYYMSRTGTAPIGEAV; encoded by the coding sequence ATGAACGTCATCGACATTGAAGGCGTCAGCCAGCGCTATGGGCACGCCACCGTGTTGCATCAGCTCAACCTCAGCCTGGCGGAAGGTGAAGTGCTGGGGTTGTTCGGGCACAACGGCGCGGGCAAGACCACCAGCATGAAACTGGTGCTTGGCCTGCTCCAGCCCAGCGAAGGGCAGGTCAGGGTGTTCGGCCGTTTACCCAGCGATCCCCACGTGCGGCGCCTGCTCGGTTATCTGCCGGAAAACGTGACGTTTTACCCGCAGCTGAGCGGTCTTGAGACCTTGCGTCATTTCGCGCGACTCAAAGGTGCTGCGTTCGCTCAGGTCGACGTGCTGCTGGAGGAAGTCGGCCTGGCGGGCGCGGCGCATCGGCGGGTCAAGACTTACTCCAAAGGCATGCGTCAACGGCTGGGGCTGGCGCAAGCGCTGCTCGGCGAGCCACGTTTGTTGCTGCTCGACGAGCCGACCGTCGGCCTCGATCCCATCGCGACCCAGGATCTTTATCGGTTGCTCGATCGCCTGCGCAGCCAGGGCACCAGCATCATTCTCTGCTCCCACGTCTTGCCGGGCGTCGAGGCGCACATCAACCGCGCAGCGATTCTGACCCAGGGTCGCCTGCTGGCCCTCGGCAGTCTCCACAGTTTGCGCGAGGAAGCCGGGTTGCCGACGCTGATTCGCGCCAACGGCCTCAAGCACGCCGGGCCCTTGCAGCAACGCTGGAACAACGCCGGACACGTCACCGAACGCTGGGGCGTCGAAGGGCTTGAAGTGGCCGCGCTCAATGGCAGCAAGCTCGGGCTGTTGCGCCAACTGCTCAATGAAGACGAGCCGGCCGACGTGGAAATCCATCAGCCGTCTCTGGAAGATATTTACCGCTACTACATGAGCCGGACCGGTACGGCGCCGATCGGGGAGGCCGTATGA
- a CDS encoding CBS domain-containing protein has product MKTAAQLLKLKVVQNRQVHSIAPDEMVLEALRIMAEKNVGALPVIEAGQVVGVISERDYARKVVLQGRSSVGTPVRDIMSAPVVTADSQQSIERCMAVMTDSHLRHLPVMEGGELMGLLSIGDLVKEAIVEQADLIRQLEHYIRGH; this is encoded by the coding sequence ATGAAAACAGCTGCACAATTGCTGAAACTCAAGGTCGTGCAAAACCGCCAGGTGCATAGCATCGCGCCCGATGAGATGGTGCTTGAAGCGCTGAGGATCATGGCTGAAAAGAACGTAGGCGCGCTTCCGGTGATCGAGGCTGGGCAGGTGGTCGGCGTGATCAGCGAGCGCGACTATGCGCGCAAGGTCGTTCTGCAGGGGCGCTCTTCGGTCGGTACGCCGGTGCGCGACATCATGAGTGCGCCTGTGGTGACCGCTGACAGTCAGCAGAGTATTGAGCGTTGCATGGCGGTTATGACTGACAGCCATCTGCGTCATCTTCCGGTGATGGAGGGTGGCGAACTGATGGGGCTGTTATCGATTGGGGATTTGGTCAAGGAAGCTATCGTTGAACAGGCGGATTTGATTCGGCAACTGGAGCATTACATTCGCGGGCACTGA
- a CDS encoding coproporphyrinogen III oxidase produces MLDLFHNPGELIARCDQGVLDPNCHADTQKFHDGIGSLDLLRALRVSRQKCRPLSLNVQLPSSLKPSSCAPRDIADEHNGVEQHLQHLEREIDLVGCHLGAEQRVEQFHLGGGTPAPAHLERLMSHLRGRFNFLEHEGGDYSVEVDLHHTDWSTMRLLRDQGFNHVSIGVPDIDADCDRSVACYQNPAPIQSLMDAARTFGFRSINVDLGFGHAWQTPDSFALKLASIIELEPDRLMVFDYARPPRRYRPVLGDKIRELCSQDDKGAMRQICFEQLLCAGYHYIGLGQFVRPDDDLAIAQERGRLRRTCEGFSRHGYCDHVGFGLGAISQIDDLYTQNTDEIERYQQQLDMRQLPTCRGWRFEAGDQIRQMVMERLACDQELDIRAIEKRYGLVFSKYFCAVWPWLEQLSRDGLIELSDRFISILPAGRPEVDAICNLFEKDLGGPIAS; encoded by the coding sequence ATGCTCGATTTATTTCACAACCCCGGCGAGTTGATCGCTCGGTGCGATCAAGGCGTGCTTGACCCAAACTGTCATGCCGACACGCAAAAATTTCATGACGGTATTGGCTCTCTCGATCTGCTTCGTGCACTGCGCGTAAGCCGCCAGAAGTGCCGTCCGCTGTCCCTGAACGTGCAACTGCCTTCCAGCCTCAAGCCGTCTTCCTGTGCCCCGCGCGATATCGCCGACGAGCACAACGGAGTCGAGCAGCACCTTCAGCATCTGGAGCGTGAAATCGATCTCGTCGGTTGTCACCTGGGTGCGGAGCAACGGGTCGAGCAGTTTCATCTGGGAGGCGGAACACCCGCGCCTGCCCATCTGGAGCGACTGATGAGTCATCTGCGTGGCCGGTTCAATTTTCTCGAACATGAAGGGGGTGACTACAGCGTCGAGGTAGACCTTCACCATACCGACTGGTCGACTATGAGGTTGCTGCGCGACCAGGGGTTCAACCACGTCAGCATCGGCGTTCCGGATATCGACGCCGACTGTGACAGGTCGGTGGCCTGCTACCAGAACCCGGCGCCGATCCAATCGCTCATGGATGCCGCGCGCACCTTTGGGTTTCGATCCATCAACGTCGATCTGGGTTTTGGCCATGCCTGGCAGACGCCGGACAGTTTTGCGCTGAAGCTGGCGAGCATTATCGAGCTGGAGCCGGACCGGCTGATGGTGTTCGATTATGCCCGGCCACCACGGCGCTATCGGCCGGTGCTCGGTGACAAAATCAGAGAGTTGTGCAGCCAAGACGATAAAGGTGCGATGCGCCAGATCTGTTTCGAGCAACTGCTTTGCGCGGGTTATCACTACATCGGTCTGGGGCAGTTTGTCCGGCCTGATGATGATCTGGCGATCGCCCAGGAGCGAGGCCGGTTACGCCGTACCTGTGAGGGTTTCTCCCGTCACGGCTATTGCGATCATGTCGGATTCGGTTTGGGTGCCATCAGCCAGATCGACGATTTGTACACGCAAAACACCGACGAGATTGAACGTTATCAGCAGCAACTGGACATGCGGCAACTGCCGACGTGTCGCGGCTGGCGCTTCGAGGCGGGGGATCAGATCCGGCAAATGGTCATGGAACGTCTGGCCTGTGATCAGGAGTTGGATATCCGCGCCATCGAGAAGCGATATGGGCTGGTTTTTTCAAAGTACTTCTGCGCTGTCTGGCCTTGGCTGGAGCAATTGAGTCGTGATGGATTGATTGAGTTGTCAGACCGTTTCATCAGCATTCTTCCCGCCGGTCGGCCGGAAGTGGATGCCATCTGCAACCTGTTTGAAAAGGATTTGGGCGGGCCCATTGCGAGTTGA
- the nosR gene encoding transcriptional regulator NosR: MTIHQPSIHGNLRAWGVGLVVMLMLMLATFEGVQAKEYRDIEQQRIEKTFPQTDSVSAPEGPFKVRTLSAAGQVIGYVFQSLDVVDIPAYSGKPINTQVILDTTGMIQDAYVLEHHEPILLIGIPEAKLHGFSAKYKGIKVNQRVVVGHSSDPNAVTVDAIAGATVTAMVVNEVIMRAAHDVAVSLKLIEDTGGVARKPATVRQDFFEPATWEQLTGNGAIRRLNLTRGQVDAAFKGTDAEGVDNASADQVDETFIELYTADLNPPTIGRALLGDNQYRFLMQDLKPGEQAIAVLGRGLFSYKGSGYVRGGIFDRVQLRQFGNVISFRDMDHQRLSDVFAKGMPEFNEMSIFIVREPAKFDPGSPWSLELLVRRQTGPVSGTFSSFELPYQLPEPYLERPLPSAEELAALEEASRPMWLTIWYQKHFQVAVLGTALLLLTAILFLQDTFTRRPHFLHWLRRGYLVFTVVFLGWYALGQLSVVNVLTFVHALFEHFRWELFLTDPLIFMLWVFAAASILLWGRGVFCGWLCPFGALQELINEAARKLKIPQYELPFAVHERLWAIKYIILLLLFGISLESMSAAELFAEVEPFKTAITLRFDRQWWFVLYAVALLVINIFTRKVYCRYICPLGAALAIPSKFRLFDWLKRRKDCGTPCQLCAKECEIQAIHPDGRINANECHYCLDCQMTYQNDNKCPPLINKRKKRGKPAPAPVQLIPVVEVTALE; the protein is encoded by the coding sequence ATGACAATCCATCAGCCTTCGATACACGGCAACCTGCGCGCCTGGGGCGTCGGGCTGGTGGTCATGCTGATGCTGATGCTCGCCACCTTCGAGGGAGTCCAGGCCAAGGAATACCGTGACATCGAGCAGCAGCGCATCGAGAAAACCTTCCCTCAGACCGATTCCGTTTCCGCCCCCGAAGGCCCGTTCAAGGTGCGCACACTGTCCGCCGCCGGCCAGGTCATCGGTTATGTGTTCCAGAGCCTGGACGTGGTGGATATTCCGGCCTACTCGGGCAAACCGATCAACACCCAAGTGATTCTCGACACGACCGGCATGATTCAGGATGCCTATGTGCTGGAGCACCACGAGCCGATTCTGCTGATTGGTATCCCTGAGGCAAAACTTCACGGTTTCAGTGCCAAGTACAAGGGCATCAAGGTCAATCAGCGGGTCGTCGTCGGCCATTCCAGTGATCCGAATGCGGTCACCGTCGATGCCATCGCCGGCGCAACGGTCACGGCCATGGTGGTCAACGAGGTCATCATGCGCGCGGCCCACGATGTGGCCGTATCGCTCAAGCTGATCGAAGACACGGGCGGTGTGGCGCGCAAGCCCGCCACCGTGCGCCAGGACTTTTTCGAGCCCGCCACCTGGGAACAACTGACCGGCAACGGCGCCATCCGCCGCTTGAACCTGACCCGTGGCCAGGTCGACGCCGCCTTCAAGGGCACCGATGCCGAAGGCGTCGACAACGCCAGCGCCGATCAGGTTGATGAGACCTTTATCGAGCTGTACACCGCCGACCTGAATCCGCCGACCATCGGCCGTGCGCTGTTGGGCGACAATCAATATCGCTTCCTCATGCAAGACCTCAAGCCTGGCGAGCAGGCCATCGCGGTGCTGGGTCGTGGGCTGTTTTCCTATAAGGGCTCGGGGTACGTGCGCGGCGGGATCTTCGATCGGGTGCAATTGCGCCAGTTCGGCAATGTCATCAGTTTTCGCGACATGGACCACCAGCGGCTCTCGGATGTGTTTGCCAAGGGCATGCCCGAGTTCAATGAAATGTCGATTTTCATTGTGCGCGAACCGGCGAAGTTCGATCCGGGATCGCCCTGGTCTCTGGAGTTATTGGTACGTCGCCAGACCGGCCCGGTCAGTGGCACGTTCAGCAGTTTCGAACTGCCTTATCAATTGCCCGAGCCGTACCTTGAACGGCCGCTGCCCAGCGCCGAAGAATTGGCCGCCCTCGAGGAAGCCAGTCGGCCGATGTGGTTGACCATCTGGTACCAGAAACACTTCCAAGTCGCCGTACTCGGGACCGCGTTGCTGCTGCTGACGGCGATCCTGTTCCTGCAGGACACATTCACCCGCCGGCCGCATTTTCTGCACTGGCTGCGTCGGGGTTACCTGGTCTTTACCGTGGTGTTTCTCGGCTGGTATGCCCTGGGGCAGCTGTCGGTGGTCAACGTCCTGACCTTTGTGCATGCGCTGTTCGAGCACTTTCGCTGGGAGCTGTTTCTCACCGATCCGCTGATCTTCATGCTCTGGGTCTTCGCCGCCGCGAGCATTCTGCTGTGGGGCCGCGGAGTGTTCTGCGGCTGGCTGTGTCCGTTTGGCGCCTTGCAAGAGTTGATCAACGAGGCCGCGCGCAAGCTGAAAATCCCTCAATACGAACTGCCGTTCGCGGTGCATGAGCGCTTGTGGGCGATCAAATACATCATTTTGCTGCTGCTGTTCGGCATCTCCCTGGAGTCGATGTCCGCCGCCGAACTGTTCGCCGAGGTGGAACCGTTCAAGACCGCCATCACCCTCCGGTTCGACCGCCAGTGGTGGTTCGTGCTCTACGCGGTGGCGCTGCTGGTCATCAATATTTTCACGCGCAAAGTCTATTGCCGGTACATCTGCCCGCTGGGTGCGGCGCTGGCGATTCCGAGCAAATTTCGCCTGTTCGACTGGCTCAAGCGCCGCAAGGACTGCGGCACGCCCTGCCAACTGTGCGCCAAGGAATGCGAGATCCAGGCGATTCATCCCGATGGCCGAATCAATGCCAACGAGTGCCACTACTGCCTCGATTGCCAGATGACTTACCAGAACGACAACAAATGCCCGCCGCTGATCAACAAGCGCAAGAAGCGCGGCAAACCGGCACCCGCTCCTGTGCAACTGATACCTGTCGTGGAAGTGACCGCTCTGGAATGA
- a CDS encoding nitrous oxide reductase family maturation protein NosD → MTDSKGNPVKVIALALLLMPGSALAVQPITTLPLTVDAEQRWHLPAGEYRGSFSVDQPMQIVCEPGAVFQGEGQGNGLIISAPDVGIEGCTFLDWGHDLTAMNAAVFIQPKAHGAVIKGNRLQGQGFGIWVDGTQDVRLIDNLIQGDPAMRSQDRGNGIHLYAVHGAKVIGNQVRDTRDGIYIDTSNGNLLQGNTLEDLRYGVHYMFANDNQLIGNTTRRTRTGYALMQSRKLTVIGNRSEQDQNYGILMNYITYSTLRDNFVTDVRDGSTGDSMISGAEGKALFIYNSLFNSIEHNHFEHSAVGIHLTAGSEDNRIADNAFVGNQRQVKYVATRLQEWSADGRGNYWSDYLGWDRNNDGLGDIAYEPNDNVDRLLWLYPQVRLLMNSPGIELLRWVQRAFPVMKSPGVLDSHPLMKSSTQTLTQEPTS, encoded by the coding sequence ATGACTGATAGCAAGGGAAACCCGGTGAAGGTCATTGCGCTTGCGCTTCTGCTGATGCCTGGCAGCGCGCTGGCGGTGCAACCCATCACCACGTTGCCGTTGACGGTGGACGCCGAGCAACGCTGGCACCTGCCGGCAGGGGAATACCGTGGCTCGTTCAGCGTCGATCAACCGATGCAGATTGTCTGCGAGCCGGGCGCGGTATTTCAGGGCGAGGGGCAGGGCAACGGCTTGATCATCAGTGCGCCGGATGTCGGCATCGAGGGCTGCACCTTTCTGGACTGGGGGCACGACCTCACAGCCATGAATGCGGCGGTGTTTATCCAGCCCAAAGCCCATGGCGCGGTGATCAAAGGCAATCGTCTGCAAGGCCAGGGGTTCGGTATCTGGGTCGACGGTACGCAGGATGTGCGCCTGATCGACAACCTCATTCAGGGTGATCCGGCGATGCGCTCGCAAGATCGCGGCAACGGCATTCATCTGTATGCCGTGCATGGTGCCAAGGTCATTGGCAACCAGGTGCGAGACACCCGCGATGGCATCTACATCGACACCTCCAACGGCAACCTGCTGCAAGGCAATACCCTGGAAGACCTACGCTACGGCGTGCATTACATGTTCGCCAACGATAACCAGCTGATCGGCAACACCACCCGCCGCACCCGCACCGGCTACGCCCTGATGCAAAGCCGCAAGCTCACGGTGATCGGCAATCGCTCCGAACAGGATCAGAACTACGGGATCCTGATGAACTACATCACCTATTCAACCTTGCGTGACAACTTCGTCACTGATGTGCGCGACGGCTCGACCGGCGACAGCATGATCAGCGGTGCCGAGGGCAAGGCGTTGTTCATCTACAACTCGCTGTTCAACAGCATCGAACACAACCACTTCGAGCACAGCGCCGTGGGCATCCACCTCACCGCCGGCTCGGAAGATAACCGCATCGCTGACAACGCTTTTGTCGGTAATCAACGACAGGTCAAGTACGTCGCCACCCGCTTGCAGGAATGGTCGGCGGATGGCCGGGGCAATTACTGGAGCGATTACCTGGGCTGGGACCGCAACAACGATGGCCTCGGCGATATCGCCTACGAACCCAATGACAACGTCGACCGTCTGCTGTGGCTGTACCCGCAGGTGCGACTGTTAATGAACAGCCCCGGTATCGAGTTGCTGCGCTGGGTGCAGCGGGCCTTTCCGGTGATGAAATCGCCGGGGGTGCTGGACAGCCATCCGCTGATGAAGTCATCCACTCAAACCCTGACCCAGGAGCCCACCTCATGA
- the nosZ gene encoding TAT-dependent nitrous-oxide reductase, translating to MMNDTESKKTTEVPESTGLSRRGFLGTSAVTGAVLAGATAIGGAVFTRETWAAAAKDAQLKTHVGPGELDQYYGFWSGGHQGEVRIMGIPSMRELLRVPVFNVDSATGWGLTNESKRIMGDSAHFQNGDCHHPHLSMTDGKYDGKYLFINDKANSRVARIRLDIMKCDKMLTVPNVQAVHGLRLQKVPHTKYVFANAEFVIPHPNDGSTFDLQDKNSYTMFNAIDAEKMEMSFQVIVDGNLDNTDADYTGKYAASTCYNSEKAYDLGGMMRNERDWVVVFNIPRIEAAIKAGKFITLDGSKVPVVDGRKTEGKDSAFTRYIPVPKNPHGLNTSPDGKYFIANGKLSPTCTIIAIAKLDDLFDDKFKDPRDVVVGEPELGLGPLHTTYDGRGNAYTTLFIDSQVVKWNVEEAIRAYTGEKVNYIKQKLDVQYQPGHNHASLTETSEADGQWLMVLSKFSKDRFLPTGPLHPENDQLIDISGEEMKLVHDGPAFAEPHDCVMARRDQIKTKKIWDRNDPFFAETVVIAAKDGIKLETDNKVIRDGNKVRVYMTSMAPAYGLPEFTVKQGNEVTVTITNIDQIEDVTHGFVMTNHGVSMEISPQQTSSITFIADKAGLHWYYCSWFCHALHMEMVGRMKVEKA from the coding sequence CTGATGAACGACACAGAATCCAAAAAAACCACTGAAGTGCCGGAATCGACCGGCCTCAGTCGTCGCGGCTTCCTGGGCACCAGTGCGGTGACCGGCGCGGTACTGGCCGGTGCCACGGCCATTGGCGGCGCGGTGTTCACCCGTGAGACATGGGCGGCAGCGGCCAAGGACGCGCAACTGAAAACCCACGTCGGGCCGGGCGAACTGGACCAGTACTACGGTTTCTGGAGTGGCGGCCATCAGGGGGAAGTGCGGATCATGGGCATTCCGTCGATGCGTGAGTTGCTGCGTGTTCCGGTGTTCAACGTCGACTCCGCCACCGGTTGGGGCCTGACCAACGAAAGCAAACGGATCATGGGCGACAGCGCGCATTTCCAGAATGGAGACTGCCACCACCCGCATTTGTCGATGACCGACGGCAAGTACGACGGTAAATACCTGTTCATCAATGACAAGGCCAACAGCCGCGTGGCGCGTATCCGGCTGGACATCATGAAGTGCGACAAGATGCTCACCGTGCCCAATGTGCAGGCGGTTCACGGGCTGCGCCTGCAAAAAGTGCCGCACACCAAGTACGTGTTCGCCAACGCCGAATTCGTGATTCCACACCCCAATGACGGCAGCACCTTCGACCTGCAAGACAAGAACAGCTACACCATGTTCAACGCCATCGATGCCGAGAAAATGGAGATGTCATTCCAGGTCATCGTCGACGGTAACCTGGATAACACCGATGCCGACTACACCGGCAAGTATGCCGCTTCTACCTGCTACAACTCGGAGAAGGCCTACGACCTGGGCGGCATGATGCGCAACGAGCGCGACTGGGTGGTGGTGTTCAACATCCCGCGCATCGAAGCGGCAATCAAGGCCGGCAAGTTCATCACCCTCGACGGCTCGAAAGTGCCGGTGGTCGACGGTCGTAAAACCGAAGGCAAGGACAGCGCGTTCACCCGTTACATCCCGGTGCCGAAGAACCCCCACGGCCTCAATACCTCGCCCGATGGCAAATACTTCATTGCCAACGGCAAGCTCTCGCCGACCTGCACCATCATTGCCATCGCCAAGCTCGACGATCTGTTCGACGACAAATTCAAGGACCCGCGTGACGTGGTGGTCGGCGAGCCGGAACTGGGTCTGGGCCCGCTTCACACCACCTACGACGGCCGCGGCAATGCCTATACCACGCTGTTTATCGACAGCCAGGTGGTGAAGTGGAACGTCGAGGAGGCGATTCGCGCGTACACCGGCGAGAAGGTCAACTACATCAAGCAGAAACTCGATGTGCAGTATCAGCCGGGTCACAACCATGCCTCGCTCACCGAAACCAGCGAGGCCGACGGTCAATGGCTGATGGTCCTCAGCAAGTTTTCCAAGGACCGCTTCCTGCCGACCGGCCCGCTGCACCCGGAAAACGATCAGTTGATCGATATTTCCGGCGAGGAAATGAAACTGGTGCACGACGGTCCGGCCTTCGCCGAACCCCACGACTGCGTGATGGCCCGCCGCGACCAGATCAAGACCAAGAAAATCTGGGACCGCAACGACCCGTTTTTTGCCGAAACCGTGGTCATCGCCGCCAAAGACGGGATCAAGCTGGAGACCGACAACAAGGTCATCCGCGACGGTAACAAAGTCCGCGTCTACATGACCTCGATGGCCCCGGCCTACGGCCTGCCGGAGTTCACCGTCAAACAGGGCAACGAGGTCACGGTGACCATCACCAACATCGACCAGATTGAAGACGTGACCCACGGCTTCGTGATGACCAACCATGGCGTCAGCATGGAGATCAGCCCGCAGCAGACCTCATCGATCACCTTCATCGCCGACAAGGCCGGCCTGCACTGGTACTACTGCAGCTGGTTTTGCCATGCACTGCACATGGAAATGGTCGGCCGCATGAAGGTCGAGAAGGCCTGA